The Vibrio tasmaniensis genomic sequence AAAGTTGCCGCTTTGGTAAACGACCCTTGTTGAACCACATCTAAGAACAACAACAACTGGTTAGTATTTGGCACTGCGCCTCTCCTGAAATAAAACTCGACTAACGTTCATCTTTGGGGGTGTCCATCACAACCATAGTCGTAATCGATTGCACCTGAGCACATTCCCCAAGCACATCGGCATGAAACTTCTTATAGCCCGGTAGATCTTTGGTTTCTACCCTTAGCAAGTACTCATTGGCACCAGTAATGTTGTGGCACTCCACCACCTCTTTTTCCATACTGACGTGCTGTTCAAACTCAAGCTGAGCCGCTTTGCTATGGCTCGACAAGCCAATCGAAACATAAGCAATAAAGCCAACGCCCATCAGTCCATTATCCAGAACCGCACGGTAACCTTGAATGATCCCTTTACGCTCAAGATCCTGTACTCGCCTTAAGGTCGCTGAAGCCGACAATCCTATACGTTCTGAAAGCTCAATGTTGGAGATTCTGCCGTCCAATTTAAGCTCTTGCAATATCCTTTCGTCAAATCTATCCATAAGTACTTATTATTGTGCATTAAGTGATAATTGAGGAAATAAAAGCACATAATTGCCTCACTTTCCACCTACTATGTTTCTCAACACGTGAAAGTCATGACCGGTCAGTCACTTCGTTCATTTTACTGCTGGAGAATCACAATGCCTTTAGAACAACTTAGCGCACTTGCCTTGTTTGCGTTTGTCTCGACCTTCACACCTGGTCCAAATAACATCATGCTCATGACATCAGGAGCCAATGTTGGCTTTGCCCGTACCATTCCGCACATGCTAGGCATTGCTCTAGGTTTTGCAGCCATGTTACTGCTGGTTGGTTTCGGCTTGATGGGCGTTTTCAACGCATACCCAGTGACGCACCAAATATTGAAATACCTAAGTCTTGCATACCTCGTGTACCTTGCGATTAAGATAGCATTGAGCGGTAAAGCGAAAAGTACTAAGGCTTACAAACCCATGACCTTCATTGGCGCAGCGAGTTTTCAGTGGGTGAACCCGAAAGGTTGGTCGATGGCGCTGACGGCAATTTCAGTGTATAGCAGTGGTAGTTCATGGTGGGAGCTTGCGATCATCGCAGGTATCTTCACACTAGCCAACTTGCCTTCTGTGACATTCTGGACAGCGGCAGGTAAACAGCTCCAGCATTGGCTAACAACACCCGTTCGAATCAAAAGCTTCAACTATGGTATGGCAGGGTTACTTTTAGCATCGACGATTCCGATGATCTAATCGACTTACTTTATCTATTGATGGTTAGTACACCGGTGCTAACCATCCGTTTCTTTAAAAGAGCTTAATAATCTCACTTAGCCATTGACCAAATGTCGCCTGCCCGCTCGGCGTTAACGTCCAGACAAAAGCCACAACATTAAGTGACACCGTCACGAAAAATGCAAATCTAAATGGTTGCTTCTGCGTTTTATGACGCAGTTTATCTTGAGCAATTAACGCCCCTAACCAACCACCAGCAACAGAAAAAATATGCAGAGTTTTCTCTGGTACACGCCAATTACCATTGATTGCCGCTCTCTTGTCCTTCGCGTACACAAAAAACGTCACTATTCCGATAACTAAATACCACACCAACAGCGCTTTTGAACTTTCTGAAAACAACGCAGATACCGCTACCAATACCAGATAAGTAATAGCGATTTGAATAGATGAAGACAACATCAACTCCTTTGGATAATGAACAACATAGCGTCACCATTCCACATTAAAGACTCACTAAGGCTATTTGAGGCGAATGAGTACAAACTTTTTTTGATAGGAAAAACAACCAGCGAGTGAAGTGCCACTAAGCTCACATAAATAAGGCGTAGTTATCACCCCTAGAGACTACTCCTATCTTCTACGCCTATGGCTAACCAACTGTATTTTATGAGCTATTGAACCAATAAAAAAGCGCGTTAACCACCACAATCCGTGATATCGACACTAGGTTTCCTATTTTTACGGATTAAAAATAACTTAATACATAAGCGTCACAAATAGTGGAGCATCGTTAAGCCTAGGATATTCATCTTCGTAAAAAATATGGATATCAAAACGTGAACGAAATAAATACCAATAAACACGAGATTCTACAAAGTACCTTGAAGATTGCAAAAACAAAGAGCTTCAATATTGCGCAAACAAACAGCTTCAAGCGTTCATCTTTAGCCAAGGCGATATTGCCTCTCGTCACCGCGACCTTGGTAGCAGGCTGTGGAAGCGACACGAGCAAAACAAACTCTGACAGCAATAGTCTATATAAAGCCGCTGAAAACGAAGTTGTTATTTATTACAAACGAGATGTTGCAGCGGCTCGCGCTTCTGCCTCGACCTACGACGGTTGGGGGCTTCACCTTTGGAATGGCGAAGGTTGTACGAGCACTGACTTAGTCGGCATGGGATTAGGTAGCAATGGGACTGACTGGGATGTACCTTATGAATTCAAGGGCATCAATGATACCTATGGCGCCTACTACGTATTGAAAGTCGACCCCGATGCATCTGACCCTCATAAGTGCATCAACTTCATTTTGCATAATGGCGGCGATAAGGCGTTTGGCAGCGCCAACTCGAAAATTGATCTCACCAAACTGAGTCAATCTCAATCTGTATTCGGTTTCCATGGCAGCAGCGCGTTGTACTACGAACCGATTTCAGAACGCCCAGTTAAGATTGATGGCCAGAAGGCACATTGGTTGGACTCAAACACAATCGCTTGGGAAGCAGCAGACGGTGCCGATTCTCTCAAGTTGTTCTACGCACTCGATAACAGCATCACGATAAACGATGATAAGGCGATCGTCGGTGGGCAGGCCGTTGAACTCAAAAAAGATGGCAAGCTATCCTCTGCATTAAAAGAACGCTTCCGTCATCTAGCAAGCCTACCCGCTTTATCAATTGATGTTGACACCAGCACGCTGAGGACCATCTTGAAATCTCAGATCATTGTTGTTGCGTATAATGCGAGTGGCGACGTTATCTCTTCAACTGAAGTTCAAAAGCCCGGCGTACTTGATGCTGTATTTGCCAACAAAGAGACGGGTAACGCAATGGGAGAAACACTGGGGGCGATTGTGGAAGGCAACACGACGACCTTCAAGCTTTGGGCCCCTACCGCGCAAGATGTTGAACTCGTCCTCTACAGCGAAGACCGACAAAGTTCAAAAGTGATCCCAATGACGGAAAGCTTGGAATCAGGAATTTGGACAACGGATTCAATTTCTAACGCCGTGAACAGTTATTATCGCTACCAAGTGAAGGTTTATCACCCAACCACAGGCAATATCGAAACTCGTCTTGTGACCGACCCATACTCACTCGGCTTGTCGAAGAATTCAGCATACTCTCAAGTGATTGACCTTGATGAAGCAGCACTGATGCCACAAGGTTGGGCTGGATATAAGCGCCCAACGGTGAAGAAAGACGAAGACCACGTACTGTACGAATCACACCTTCGTGACTTTAGCTTCAGTGATAAGTTAGGTACAGCAAGCTTAAACGGCAAGTACCTAGCGCTAACAGAAGCCGATCGTGAGTCAGTAAAACACTTGAAAGCTCTGAAAGATGCCGGTTTAACTACGCTTCATATCTTACCTGCATTCGATATCGCTACCATCAATGAAGATGACGCGAGCCGCGTGGATATCACCGACACCGTTGGCAAACTCTGTAACGTAAAACCAACGGCGACTTTATGCGGCACCGAAGATGAAAACAAAACCATCGAAACCGTACTCAACAGCTATAACTCTTCAACAGGCGATGCCCAAGCTCTAATGAACGATCTGCGTATGCTAGATAGTTTCAACTGGGGCTACGACCCATTTCATTACACCGTTCCAGAGGGAAGTTACGCGACAGATCCTAACGGTTCAAAACGTATTCTAGAATTCCGTCAAATGGTTAAAGCTGCGCACGAAATGGATCTTAAACTGATCATGGACGTGGTATATAACCATACCAATGCGTCTGGCGTGAACGATAAGTCCGTACTGGATAAGATCGTCCCTGGGTATTATCACCGCCTGAATGTGAACACTGGTGGCGTGGAAAGCTCAACGTGTTGTGATAACACCGCAACTGAAAACCTAATGATGGGTAAGTTGATGGTCGACTCACTCAAGGTATGGGCTGACGACTATAAGGTTGATGGTTTTCGTTTTGACTTAATGGGCCACCAGCCAAAAAGCGTAATGGTTGAAGCATTGAAAGAAGTGCGCAAGATCGACCCAAATACCCTGTTCTATGGCGAAGGTTGGGACTTTGGCGAAGTAGCAAACAACGCTCGCTTCGAACAAGCCAACCAGATCAATATGGCAGGCACCGAAATTGGCACCTTCTCTGACCGTTTGCGTGATGCAGTACGCGGCGGTAGCCCATTTGATGGTGGTGTCGATTCTGAAGGTAAGCACCCACTTCGATTTAACCAAGGCTTCGGTAACGCCGCGTTTGCCAACGAAGAAACCAAAGTTGATCAAGATTCAGTCAACGGTCGTTTACACAACCAAGATCTTGTGCGTTTAGGCATGGCCGGTAACTTAGCCGAATACGTATTACTGGATTACAAAGGCGATACCAAACTGGGCAAAAACGTCGACTACAACGGCGCACCTGCCGGCTATACCAAAATGCCATCAGAGAACATCTCTTACGTTTCCAAGCACGATAACCAAACTCTTTGGGATAACAACGCTTACAAAATCGCCGAAGGCACAAGCTCTGCAGAACGAGCTCGTATGCAGTCGGTATCGCTCTCGACCGTCATGTTGGGTCAAGGCATCCCGTTCATACACATGGGTTCTGAACTGTTGCGTTCTAAATCGATGCAGCGTGATTCTTACGACTCTGGCGATTGGTACAACCGTGTGATGTTTGATGGTACTGGCAATAACTGGAATGTTGGCTTACCTCGTGAAGACAAAGATGGTGCCAATTGGGAACTCATCAAAACCATCATTGCCGACAGCACAGCCAAGCCTGCAAAAGAGGATATTGACCTCACCAAGCAGCAATTCCTAGAGTTGTTAAAAATCCGCAGCTCAAGTGAACTGTTCCGCTTAGACACAGCAGAAGAAGTCATGAAGCGTGTCGACTTCCGCAATGTGGGCAAAGATCAAATCGAAGGCCTGATCGTGATGTCTATTGATGACGGAATCTCCACAGGCAAAGACCTAGATACTACCGCTGATGCGATTGTGGTTGTTGTAAACTCAACGAGTAAATCTCAATCGTTCAAGATCACGGGAGCGACGGGCTTTACACTCCATACCATTCAGAAGAACTCTGCCGATGACATCGTCAAAGGCGCCACCTTTTCCGCTGAGACTTTCACCGTACCGCCATTAACCACCGCAGTGTTTGTGCAAACTCAAGGCGCGTCACAAGGTGCTGGGTTATCGGTTGATAACTCACAAAAGGACGTATCTAAGATTCCGCCATATGGCAAAACGACCGTCTATGTACGTGGTGCAATGAACGGATGGAACCCGACGGACGCTTGGGCGATGAACTTCGTTGATAACGGCGTTTACTCTGTCACTGGCGCTTTGGCTGTGGGTGAATATGGCTTCAAGTTTGGCGGTTCTACTTGGGGTATCTTGGATATTGGCTGTCACTCCGTCGACTTAGCTCAGGACTCGATCAATATTGGCAGCGAAGGCGACTGTAAGTTGAATGTAACCGAAGCCGGCAACTACACATTCACACTGAATGCGATTCATCAACTCAATGACAGCGCAGAAAAAGCCGTGGTATCTGTGACGAAACAATAAGCTTCACATTCACATAATCATCACAGACGAGCCTGTTTTTTTGGGGAAGAGCGAGGGGAGGTATTAACCTCCCCTTTTTTGAGCAGCCGCTCACATACCACAGCAACTACGCCCCGATTTTCTTACCCAAGGAGGATAAAGCCGCATTCTGATTAAGCTAGCCTCCTAACGATAACTTCTATATCAAATACAACGTCTATATCCAATATAACGTCTAACACAGCTTCAACGACAAAGCCCTACAGCTCCACTTCTCGAGATGGAATATAAGTATGTACAACAAGAAACATTCAATCTATCAAGTTTTTACCCGTTTGTTCGGCAATCAGAATACACAGAACACACCTTGGGGAACCATTGAACAAAATGGCGTGGGCAAGTTCAGTGACTTCACCAATAAAGCGCTGACAGAAATTAGAGAACTCGGCATCACTCATATTTGGTACACCGGAGTACCACATCATGCTGTGATCAACGAATACAAGCACATCGGCATCTCAGACGATCATCCAAGCATTGTGAAAGGACGGGCTGGCTCACCTTATGCCGTCAAAGATTACTACTCCGTAAACCCAGATCTTGCTGACAACCCAGCGCAGCGTTTACAGGAATTCGAAGCCTTGATCAAAAGAAGCCATGACAATGGTTTGAAAGTCATCATTGATATCGTCCCTAACCACATTGCCCGTAATTACCAAGGCTTGAATAACCCAGAAGGCGTACATGACTTTGGCGATCAAGATGACACGACGGTTGAGTATCATCGCAACAATAACTTCTATTACATTCCTGACAGCGCATTTGAACTGCCCGAGATCGAACCTGCGTTCATTCCTCTTGGTGGCGAACAACACCCGAATTTAGCCTCACCGTTTCTTGAATCCCCAGCCAAATGGACAGGCAACGGATCGCGCTTGAGCAAACCCAACTTCGATGATTGGTATGAAACCGTAAAGATTAACTATGGCGTGCGACCAGACGGTTCGAAAGACTTCCCTGAACTACCGGATGATTACGCGATGCGTGATCACCTCGCCCACTACCATTTCTGGCAGCACGTTGATGTGCCAGATTCATGGATTAAGTTTCGAGACATCGCATTATATTGGTTAGGAAAAGGCGTCGATGGATTTCGCTACGATATGGCAGAAATGGTGCCGGTCGAATTCTGGAGCTATCTCAATTCATCAATCAAAGTAAAGAATCAAGACGCCTTTTTGATGGCGGAAGTGTATCAACCGGATCTTTATCGCGATTACATTCGCTTGGGTAAAATGGACTACCTGTATGACAAAGTCGATCTTTACGACGGCCTAAAAGCAATCATGCAAGGTAAGGCTTCAACGGCAATCATCCCTGAGATCCAACATCAAATGATGGACATCGAACACCACATGATGCACTTCTTAGACAACCACGATGAGCAGCGTGTCGCGTCTCCTGAGTTTGTTGGTAACCCACACATCGCCAAACCCGCCATGTTAGTCAGTGCGCTATTAAGTAGCTCTCCTACTATGATTTACTTCGGGCAAGAAGTCGGCGAACCGGGTGCGGAGAACGCAGGTTTTGGGCAACCTTCTCGCACGTCTATATTTGACTACATCGGTGTTCCTCAACATCAAAAATGGATGAACGGAGGAAAGTTCGATGGTGGGCTGCTCAACGATGATGAAAAGCAGCTCAGACTCTTCTACCAACAAGTGATGACGTTTTCATTGAACCATTCATCGATGACCGGAGCGTACCAAGATTTACACCAATCCAATCAGCTAAGTGATTCAGTTTATGCTTTCTTGCGTTTTGATAGCCAAGAACTGGTTATCGCCGCGGCTAACTTCAGCCAAAGCAAAACAGACCATATTCAGTTGAAGGTGACGGCAGAGGTTATTCAAAAACTAGGCATTGCTGACGGAAGCTATACGCTCAAAGAACATATTGAAGGCGTCCAACAACAGACTCTGTATGTGGAAAATGGTGTCGGTTACTTCAGTGCAGAATTAAACCCCCTAGCCGCTTTCGCTTGGGTGTTACCCCTTTAATCAATCGTTCTAAAAGTAACTGGTGATGACGGCGTTAAATCAGAGGAAACGGTACTTAACGTCGTCTTCGGATAAGTGAAATTCAAACAGTCATTGGTTTTCAAAGCACGCTCTAAGCAGCTATGGCGGGTGGCTGTAGCTTGTTTTTTCCCCATTACGTGACAGAGCATACGCCCGTAACATTTCGACAAGTTCCTCTTTGACTAAGTTTATCTAATATCTTTGTTGGGCGGCTCAAACTCACTTGACTTAGTGTCAAAATCTACTGGTAAAGATCGCGCCACAAAAACCTTCTCTTTGCTTGTATTCGATCTAGTTTGTGATTTTAGTTTTCGCCTTACCTATATTATTAATCTATTTATAATTTAAAAAATTTGATAACTCTTCCGTTTAATGTCACTTTTTTGCCCAAAAAATGTCACATGTTGGCCTATCAAAATATCAATGTTCTCAATATTATGACGGTACATTTAATTGAGATTACAATTTAGAAAGGCTCTATCTTTGCAAAAAAAAATAAATTATATATTAATTAATAACATCGAAAAGTTCGATATATACAAAGTTAAACTTGTAGATTTATTAAAACTAAGTCAATCAGATGATGCGATATTAGGTTTTGATAATACTTTCAATAACGAAGATTCGAAACGATACCTAGGCTCTCTAGGAAAAGAAATCATAGCTCAGAAATTACAAATACTCATTGGATTAACTGATGAACTAGTAGTTATTTGCTGCTTTTTAAAAAAGAGCCATCAACAAACCACAAAGCATATTTGTGACCTTCAAAAAGGAATGATCCATCCATCTTTACGTGGTTTTGGATTTCTCCAAAAAACTCTAGCCATAATTTCCCACGAGTGTCTAGTGCAAGGAATAGATCTATTAACACTAGATGTCAGAGGTGGAAGCAAAGCTCACCTCATGTGGCAACGATGCGGTTTTGAAACTTATGGAGTCTTAAACGACTACAGCCGATACGAAAATAAATCTTTCGATGGGTATTTCATGAAACAAAAAACATTAGACCTATGGGATAGGTTTAAAAAATTCAAATAATAAGGATATAACAATGTCAGTTGGCCAAATTTTATTAAACAAAAAAGATTTCCGCATTTTAATGCGTGACACTTTAGAAAAACACCTTACTCTCGGACATCCTTTATTTAAATATTTAATGGATGAAGATAACCCAAACAAGGAACTACTTAAATATACATCATTACAAGGCTATCAGCTTACCAAGCACTTTTTAACTTATATCGAATCCCTATTCTTCTATTGCCCTATTCCAAAACACAAAAACGCACTGCTACATAACATGTATGAAGAAGAAACCGGAAGATTGTCAAAAACTAAAAACCATGTCGTCCTTATGCAAGATTTCATAAAAGCAATTGGTATTAACGATAAAGAGCGAGACTCAGCAGTTGCGTTACCCCAAACACAAGCATTGATAGATTACAGAATGAACCCATGTCAGGACCCTAAATTTTACCATATCGGGGCTGCTGCTGTTCTTGTTGCAAGTGAAGGTCAAAACTTAGAAAGCGTTGGAGAGCAAGCCCGTCACAATATTTTGGGCAAGGTATACAACTTAACGGACGAGGATTTATTGTTCTTTTCAGTACATCAAGAAGAGGATGTTGGTCACGTTCAACAAGGTTTAGCACTACTTTCCGACCTCTGCACTACACCTCAAATGCAAATGGAAGCTATAAACGCGATAGACAAGACCTGTCAATTATTTTACGGAATGTATCAAGGTGTGTACGAACATTTTGGCTACGACAAAATACGCTTAACTTCGCAAAGTGACATTGCTCTTTTGGAGGTGTAATGGAGTTCACTCATCAAAAAAAGGTCATCGCTATTATAGTTGGCGTACTAGTAACTTTTTGGGCATCTTCAATAAAAGGTAGTTACCAGGTTTACTTTCTAGACCTTGCTAGCATTTGTGGGTTAGGTAGAGGAATGTTCTCACTGAGTAGTGCTCTGTTTGGCTTATCTATTGGAATCCTATCACCAATAGTTGGTTGGATATGCGACAAGATTGGCCCAGCTTTAACCATCTTATCTGGCGTTATTGTTGCAGTTTTTACATATACTGCCATGATACTCCCATTTAATTTTGAAGTATTCTTAATCTTGTTTGGTGTATTGGCCGCTTATGCGCTAACAGCAATGACATTTGTTCCATTAGCGTTATTAGTTGATCGTATATTCGAAAATAAAAATAAAGGCATGGCGTATGCTGCAATTACTAATGGAACTGCGATTGGTTTTATGGTTTTGTCTCCATTCTGGGTATGGCTCAACACATTTCTAGCGTGGAAAGACATCAGTATGATTATCGTCATGGTATTCGCTGGCATTATACTCCCGGCTAGCATTTGGTTATGTAGAACATTTCCCCGTAAAGATTTTATTATTCCTGATTGCAAAGGTAAGGATTCTGAACGTTGGCATCATTATTTACGAAAACCATTATTCTTACTGTTAGCGCTTTCATTTGGAGGTTGTGGTGCATCAATGGCTTATCTCGATGTTCATCTAGTTCCGTTGCTTCAAGAACGTTTCACCGCTCAAGAAAGTAGCACTACTATCGTTGCCTCATCATTAAGCATACTAGGAGCTGCAGAGCTAATCGGAGCATTTATGACCGGGTACATTCTTCGGTTTTCAGCTCCAGCCTTAATATTATCACTATTGTATGCAATAAGAGCTACAGCTCTAATAATCATCGTATTCGCAGATGATTTTATAATGTGTTTAATATTTTCAATTCTTTTTGGAATAAGCTATATGGGAACGGTGATTGTAACTTCATTAATGTGTCTAAAAGCATATGGAGAAAAAGTAAAAGGAAAAATATTTGGGTGCCTTTTCACTGTGCATCAAATATTTGTTTTCGGCACTGTTTGGCTAGGCGGGTTAAGCTACGATTGGACACAAAGTTACGATTTAATCACCTGGGTAGTTGCTGGCTTATGTTTGATATCAATGGGAACAGGTTTTGTTTTTTATTATTCAAACATGTTTAAAGAAAACTCTAAACAACAAGTAGCTCTGACTTCTTAATAAAATTGTGCGTATAGGATACAAAGGTAATAAAATGGACAATTCAACTCTAGCAATACACTGTAAGTTCCCCTCATTAGACGACGCACACGCCGCATCAATAGCCATGACTTCAGCGTACGATTTCTCAAGTGCAAAGGAAGCGAGTGACCGATTTAGTGGTCTAGTAGAAGGTAACGTATATAGTCGATTTACTAACCCATCAGTTGCCCACTTTGAAGAAAAGTTAGCAATGATGGAAAACGCAGAAGACGCAGTGGCTTTCTCATCGGGAATGGCAGCTTACTTAGCTCTTGCGATGACCTTTCTAAAGCAAGGCGATCATATTCTGATGGCAAGCGGAATCTTTGGGACAACCACACACCTTTTTCGTCAATATTTTGGGGAATTTGGTATTGAAGCAAACTGTATAGAGGTCAATGATAACGATGCTTGGTACACTGCTATCAAGCCCAACACTAAAATGATACTTGTTGAGTCACCAACAAACCCATTACTAAAAGTAGCAAATATCGCTTGGCTATCCGATCTTGCTAAAACACACGGGCTATTGCTTGTAGTTGATAACACCCTTCTATCTCCGGTAAATCAACGGCCACTAGAGCATGGAGCTGATCTCGTATTGCATTCAACGGGTAAATTTATCGATGGACAAGGCCGTACTGTCGGCGGCGTTATTGCTGGGAACAAAGACTTAATATACTCATTAAAAAAATATCTTCGTAGCTCAGGCACCTGTATGAGCCCTTTCACGGCTTGGGTATTGAGTCATGGGTTAGATACATTGTCAGCTCGAATGCACCTTCATGTAGAAAATGCCATGAAAGTGGCAGAGTGGTTAATTAAACAACCACAGATTGAAAATGTTTATAGTACTTTTAGCAAAAATCACGAACAGTCAAAGATAATCGAAACTCAACAATTAGGACATAGCCCTATAGTTAGTTTTCAGTTGTATTCTAATCAAGCTGAGGCTTGGGAGTTAATTGACTCTCTTGACGTAATTTCTCGCTGTACGAATATTGGTGACACCAAAACCATGGTTACACACCCTGCAACTACAACTCACGGACGATATACACCAGAAGAAAAACACTCTTATGGCATTAACGACGGCTTAATACGGCTATGTATTGGGTTAGAAAATCCGAGCGATCTCATCAATGACCTCAAGCAGTCGTTAGTACGTTCAGAAAACAAGTTGAGGAAAGTCGTATAATGAAGATAATAGTATTAAAAACTTTAGTTCTTATCACAGCAATTACCACTTTATGCAGCCATGCATCTGTTCAAAATCGGGCACTGGAGGAACATTTTAAGTATTCATTCGTTTCGTTCGAATCGAACAGCATAATCCCACTAACGATAGCTGGCCGTTTATCTAAGCCAAATGATGTAGACGGTTTATTACCAGCAGTGATCATCGTCCATGGTTCAGGAGGAGTAGATGAGCGCGGAACTATATATAGTAAAGCATTAAACTCTATTGGTTTTGCCACACTTGAAATTGATATGTGGAGCGCTCGAGGACTTGAGGGAGGATTGTCAAGACCCAAACATGTTAATGAAACGCTTCCTGATATCGAAGCTGCCGTAACTTATCTAAAATCGCGTAAAGACATTGATGAGGATAAGTTGGGGCTTATTGGTTTTTCATGGGGAGGTGTCGTTGCGATGCTGACATCTAGGCCAGATAAGATCCCAGAAATAAAAGCGCTAGTTGCAAATTACCCCGTTTGCTGGGCATACAATAAGGTGCCGGGATACTCGTTCCAAAACGTCGCCGAACATAAACGGCTGATGATTGTATCCGCTCAAGATGACAAATATGATGGGCCAAAAGACTGCAAAAATTTAATAAGCCAATTACCCGAACACAGTAAGGCGAATGTCACTTTAAAAAGTTTGGCTAATGCAACTCATGCCTTCGAGTTGCCTCGCCCAGATTCTATTTTTTTTGACCCCTATGCTTACCAAGGTAAAGGGGGAGATGTCCCATTAAAATACAACCCTGAAGCAACTCTCATTTCCACTCAATTATCCTCTCAATTTTTCATTGATCACTTACAGTAAGGCTCTAAATATGATTAAGTTTTGAATAACTAATTTAAAACTTAATCATTTAGCTGCAAGCAATACAGAGTTAACGAGGCAAGGATTGGTATTTCCGTTTCCATGCACTACGAAGCGCCTTGGCTTGGGGGAAACCAGCCTTATATGCTGCAACTTCAATAGTTTCCCCTTTTCCAAGGTAGTTTTTGGCTTCTTCCAAGCGAAGCTCAACCAGATACTCTCGAATAGTTAACCCTGTAGCATTCTTAAACTCGCGCTGCATATGGCGAAGCGAAACACGA encodes the following:
- a CDS encoding TenA family transcriptional regulator; translation: MSVGQILLNKKDFRILMRDTLEKHLTLGHPLFKYLMDEDNPNKELLKYTSLQGYQLTKHFLTYIESLFFYCPIPKHKNALLHNMYEEETGRLSKTKNHVVLMQDFIKAIGINDKERDSAVALPQTQALIDYRMNPCQDPKFYHIGAAAVLVASEGQNLESVGEQARHNILGKVYNLTDEDLLFFSVHQEEDVGHVQQGLALLSDLCTTPQMQMEAINAIDKTCQLFYGMYQGVYEHFGYDKIRLTSQSDIALLEV
- a CDS encoding MFS transporter; its protein translation is MEFTHQKKVIAIIVGVLVTFWASSIKGSYQVYFLDLASICGLGRGMFSLSSALFGLSIGILSPIVGWICDKIGPALTILSGVIVAVFTYTAMILPFNFEVFLILFGVLAAYALTAMTFVPLALLVDRIFENKNKGMAYAAITNGTAIGFMVLSPFWVWLNTFLAWKDISMIIVMVFAGIILPASIWLCRTFPRKDFIIPDCKGKDSERWHHYLRKPLFLLLALSFGGCGASMAYLDVHLVPLLQERFTAQESSTTIVASSLSILGAAELIGAFMTGYILRFSAPALILSLLYAIRATALIIIVFADDFIMCLIFSILFGISYMGTVIVTSLMCLKAYGEKVKGKIFGCLFTVHQIFVFGTVWLGGLSYDWTQSYDLITWVVAGLCLISMGTGFVFYYSNMFKENSKQQVALTS
- a CDS encoding dienelactone hydrolase family protein, coding for MKIIVLKTLVLITAITTLCSHASVQNRALEEHFKYSFVSFESNSIIPLTIAGRLSKPNDVDGLLPAVIIVHGSGGVDERGTIYSKALNSIGFATLEIDMWSARGLEGGLSRPKHVNETLPDIEAAVTYLKSRKDIDEDKLGLIGFSWGGVVAMLTSRPDKIPEIKALVANYPVCWAYNKVPGYSFQNVAEHKRLMIVSAQDDKYDGPKDCKNLISQLPEHSKANVTLKSLANATHAFELPRPDSIFFDPYAYQGKGGDVPLKYNPEATLISTQLSSQFFIDHLQ
- a CDS encoding aminotransferase class I/II-fold pyridoxal phosphate-dependent enzyme, producing the protein MDNSTLAIHCKFPSLDDAHAASIAMTSAYDFSSAKEASDRFSGLVEGNVYSRFTNPSVAHFEEKLAMMENAEDAVAFSSGMAAYLALAMTFLKQGDHILMASGIFGTTTHLFRQYFGEFGIEANCIEVNDNDAWYTAIKPNTKMILVESPTNPLLKVANIAWLSDLAKTHGLLLVVDNTLLSPVNQRPLEHGADLVLHSTGKFIDGQGRTVGGVIAGNKDLIYSLKKYLRSSGTCMSPFTAWVLSHGLDTLSARMHLHVENAMKVAEWLIKQPQIENVYSTFSKNHEQSKIIETQQLGHSPIVSFQLYSNQAEAWELIDSLDVISRCTNIGDTKTMVTHPATTTHGRYTPEEKHSYGINDGLIRLCIGLENPSDLINDLKQSLVRSENKLRKVV